The Caballeronia sp. NK8 genome includes a window with the following:
- a CDS encoding IS701 family transposase, whose protein sequence is MDWETSFDEYLEHLCEAVGHSDRHSGLIGYCQGLMLPIRRKSVETLAAHLEPQRVSARHQSLHHFVSKSEWSDAALLEQVRRWVLPHMDPTKGLYWIIDDTGSPKKGKHSVGVARQYCGQLGKQDNCQVAVSLSVATEEASLPVAYQLYLPQEWADDPPRRAQAGVPDEIGFATKPQIALAQLREARQSGAPDGVVLADAGYGNDTAFRDALSEIGLQYAVGIQSSTRVWAPGTAPLPAEPSSGKPGRPRSLQRRVPRHEPASVKELAVGLDASRYRTVSWREGTRATLSSRFAAVRVRASHRDYWRPTPRDEEWLLVEWPDGEPEPIKYWLSTLAAGTPVDRLVQVAKMRWRIERDYQDLKQEFGLGHFEGRGWRGFHHHASLCIAAYGFLVAQRLIQGGSKKNAAIRDTSGLPSDYVPRGSPARAAPRG, encoded by the coding sequence ATGGACTGGGAGACGTCGTTCGACGAGTATCTGGAACATCTATGTGAGGCAGTCGGGCATAGCGATCGCCACTCCGGGTTGATTGGCTATTGCCAAGGCTTGATGCTGCCGATCCGGCGCAAGAGCGTGGAGACGCTGGCAGCACATCTGGAACCTCAGCGCGTGAGTGCGCGGCACCAATCACTTCATCACTTCGTGTCGAAGTCGGAATGGTCTGACGCCGCGTTACTCGAACAAGTGCGTCGCTGGGTGCTGCCGCACATGGATCCGACAAAGGGCCTTTACTGGATCATTGACGACACGGGCTCCCCGAAGAAGGGGAAGCATTCGGTTGGGGTGGCGCGGCAATATTGTGGGCAACTGGGCAAACAGGATAACTGCCAGGTGGCCGTGAGCCTGTCGGTGGCCACCGAAGAGGCAAGCCTGCCGGTGGCTTATCAGCTTTATCTGCCACAGGAATGGGCCGACGATCCGCCACGGCGGGCGCAGGCTGGCGTGCCCGATGAGATCGGGTTTGCGACCAAGCCGCAGATCGCACTCGCGCAGTTGCGCGAGGCCCGGCAAAGCGGTGCACCGGACGGTGTCGTACTGGCCGATGCAGGATACGGAAACGACACTGCGTTTCGCGATGCCCTCAGCGAAATCGGCTTGCAATATGCGGTGGGTATCCAATCGAGCACCCGTGTATGGGCGCCAGGCACTGCGCCGCTGCCTGCCGAGCCATCCAGCGGCAAGCCTGGCCGACCGAGAAGTCTGCAGCGCCGTGTACCGCGGCATGAACCGGCATCGGTCAAGGAGTTGGCCGTCGGGCTTGACGCTTCCCGCTATCGTACGGTTTCGTGGCGTGAAGGCACGCGCGCTACGCTCAGTTCGCGATTCGCAGCGGTGCGGGTGCGCGCCTCACACCGCGATTACTGGCGGCCCACGCCGCGCGACGAGGAATGGCTGCTGGTTGAATGGCCCGATGGCGAGCCCGAGCCAATCAAATACTGGCTCTCGACGTTGGCCGCAGGCACGCCTGTGGACCGCCTCGTTCAGGTTGCAAAAATGCGTTGGCGCATCGAGCGTGATTACCAGGACCTGAAGCAGGAATTTGGCCTCGGGCACTTTGAAGGGCGCGGCTGGCGCGGGTTTCATCACCATGCATCGCTATGCATTGCCGCTTACGGCTTCCTCGTTGCTCAGCGCCTCATTCAGGGAGGTAGTAAAAAAAACGCTGCGATCCGCGACACGTCTGGCTTACCCTCGGACTACGTGCCACGCGGCTCCCCAGCGCGCGCAGCGCCACGTGGCTGA